A genome region from Piliocolobus tephrosceles isolate RC106 chromosome 8, ASM277652v3, whole genome shotgun sequence includes the following:
- the ZSCAN25 gene encoding zinc finger and SCAN domain-containing protein 25 isoform X3, with protein sequence MPPGEGVQGPNPGTEEQLSQDPGDETRAFQEQALPVLQAGPGLPTMNPRDQEMAAGFFTAGPQGLGPFKDMALAFPEEEWRHVTPAQIDCFGEYVEPQDCRVCPGGGSKEKEAKPPQEDLKGALAALTSERFGEATLQGPGPGRACEQEPGGSAGSAPGLPPPQHGAIPLPDEVKTHSSFWKPFQCPECGKGFSRSSNLVRHQRTHEEEKSYGCVECGKGFTLREYLMKHQRTHLGKRPYVCSECWKTFSQRHHLEVHQRSHTGEKPYKCGDCWKSFSRRQHLQVHRRTHTGEKPYTCECGKSFSRNANLAVHRRAHTGEKPYGCQVCGKRFSKGERLVRHQRIHTGEKPYHCPACGRSFNQRSILNRHQKTQHRQEPLVQ encoded by the exons CACTACCTGTTCTGCAGGCGGGTCCTGGCCTCCCCACAATGAATCCCAGAGACCAAGAGATGGCAGCCGGGTTCTTTACCGCTGGACCGCAG GGGTTGGGGCCATTTAAAGATATGGCCCTGGCCTTCCCTGAGGAGGAGTGGAGGCATGTGACCCCAGCCCAGATAGACTGCTTTGGGGAGTACGTGGAACCGCAGGACTGCAGGGTCTGCCCAG GCGGTGGGAGCAAGGAAAAGGAGGCAAAACCCCCACAGGAAGACCTGAAAGGGGCGCTGGCGGCACTGACGTCAGAGAGGTTTGGGGAAGCCACTCTGCAGGGCCCTGGGCCCGGAAGGGCCTGTGAGCAGGAGCCTGGTGGCTCTGCGGGCAGTGCGCCCGGGCTTCCTCCTCCCCAGCACGGTGCCATCCCCCTGCCTGACGAAGTCAAAACCCACAGCTCCTTCTGGAAGCCTTTCCAGTGCCCCGAGTGTGGGAAAGGATTCAGTCGGAGCTCCAATCTCGTCAGGCACCAGCGAACCCACGAAGAGGAGAAGTCCTATGGCTGTGTGGAGTGTGGGAAGGGCTTTACCCTGAGAGAGTACCTGATGAAGCACCAGAGAACCCACCTGGGAAAGAGGCCCTACGTGTGCAGTGAGTGCTGGAAAACCTTCAGCCAGAGACACCACCTGGAGGTGCACCAGCGCAGCCACACCGGGGAAAAGCCCTACAAGTGCGGGGACTGCTGGAAGAGCTTCAGCCGCCGGCAGCACCTGCAGGTGCACCGGAGGACGCACACCGGGGAGAAGCCCTACACCTGCGAGTGCGGCAAGAGCTTCAGCAGGAATGCCAACCTGGCGGTGCACCGGCGTGCCCACACTGGTGAGAAGCCGTATGGGTGCCAGGTGTGCGGGAAGCGGTTCAGCAAAGGGGAGCGGCTGGTCCGACACCAGAGGATCCACACAGGAGAGAAGCCCTACCACTGTCCTGCCTGTGGGCGAAGCTTCAACCAGAGGTCTATCCTCAACCGGCACCAGAAGACCCAGCACCGCCAGGAGCCGCTGGTGCAGTGA